The sequence AGGATTTTATCAACGTCGGGGTGGTGGCGCAGTTGGCTAGCGCGTAGGTCTCATAGCTTCTGAGTTATCCTGAGGTCGAGAGTTCGAGCCTCTCTCACCCCATCAatcttttacaattttaaattaaatttttcaCCCACCCACCCAAAGAAGTGGTTTGCTTTTACCATTTTGGACATGGCACTCTGAGAAATGGGAAAGGAGAATTTGTGGGCATTTTGGGATTCCAGAAGTCCAGGAACACAGGAAGCCCCTCCAGTCCTTTGTAACCTTCTGTTATATAATATCACATGGGCTTGCATAGACAACTAAATAATGAGAAGGCATATGACCCGCTTACTTGCACATGAACAGAGGGCCATGTTTTGATCCACGtacaaaaagatgaaaaaagaagggaaCAAAAAAAGTGGTGGCCTTtcacttttttccttttgttcctTTAGTTGCTTTGCTTTTGCATGGCCTTTTTCACATGACTTTCTTCACGTGATCAATCCAAGAAATGTTCCCTCGAAAGCACCCAGTGGGAAGCTTGATGTATAGTTGTTGGGAATGTTGTCATGGGATTGAAATGGTATGGAACGAGGAGTGGAAGCACAAATGGGCCTTGAGTTGGGAAGGGAGAGGAGTTTTCTCACACACGTGCTGTCAAAGTGTCACCGCCACTACCCAATATCACCACCATCACCCTCCACAACCACCATATGGTTAGCACATAATACTTTCAACATTATGTCTAATTACAACAATTCTATATTAAAACTTACTAAATAGTTTTGACATTGTTTTTTATACTAACTGCActttaaaatattgtttaccaaatATGAAACAGTTTTATTTTAGAGCTGATTATTTTCAAAAGATAATAGAAGcaacatttttaaaaagtgaCAACAATCTCAAATTGAACCTTCATATCATGCACTTGAAATCCAATCAAATATTATTGTGGGCttactttttgtttatatacTATGGAAAATATTGTTCTTattcaaatattaataatttttatgtgatttttttaCTTGGAAACCATTATGTGATATTTAATGAGTTCAATTATTTGTAAGGGACTTGTaactcaagtgattaagagcatttataACTGTACCCGAGATCAAGAGTTCGATTTCCTACTTCCCAATATCAATtgtttcaaaaagaaaaaatatttaatgatGTAAAATAGGAGAAATTGGGAATAGTCTGCAAATACTTCTCTATTGTCTAGTTTAATTTCAACAGGCTCCTATATTTAAAAGAAggtgaaattcaaatttcttagAATGGGATTATACCAAATTGTAGATACCTAATCCAATAATCATCAACATTAGAACATCCACATGACAGTATAAGAAAACAACATTAGAGTCACTGACATCCGTGACACATGATAAGGTGACTAAAAATCATGAACACAAATACTTGTAAGCCATCCTCTTGTGCCAAGTGactattaattatttttttcttgtagtggATAACTGACCCTCTTGTCTTAGCCAAATCTCATATTTGAATCATGAATTCAAAATAGAAGCATTACCCCTCCCAtgtcaaaagagaaaaagtcGTGTACGTAGGGCGCGAAGTATCatactttttatatataaaaaaaattagaaaaatatgcTTTATTCATAATATAGAAGCACTCTAAGAATATACAAATGATACCGATCACACTTGCTTTCCTTTTCACTAAATAAATTATggcatatacatacatatggTTTTGGACCGaaatttttcttgttgttttcaAGAGGTTAGGCGCTACCATTAATATATGCTGCTCAAGGACCTAAGTTTTTATGGTCAAGAGGTTAGGCACATTGAAACTTTTGAAGATTGCAATAACGTCGAAAGGGACTCTATTTGATACTATATTTGTAATCACATTATGTGAAAAAGTACAACAGAATATAGTTCCTAATGTGATATACAATTGTGATTTCAATCAAGAGCAGAGTCACTTTTAAATTGGGCTAAGCTTTAGCCGATTGCAAGTTTTCGAAATATAGCAATTTggtgttaatttttttgaaaattcattctatgaattgaaaattattcaACCTCATTCCATCAAGAATTGGCTCGACTGCATCCGAATAACTCCTCATACAAAGCACTCACACATAATAGACGGAAGAAAAAATTTTATAACTTAATCCTGAGTAAATTTCTAGCTTCGCCCTCGATTGTTACAGTAGTAGTGGTCAGAGAGAATTTAGGAGAAACTTTCATGAAAATGCATAAAAAGTTACTACTATTCATCCCTAAGGGACAGCcacataaaagaagaaaaaatctgTACAGAAATTAGTTAAAAAGGAATGGGACGTTGCCAATGATTGATGTGCTCACCTTAAGACTGGCTCGGAATCACAAGATGATTACAATAGTCACCTGCCCTTGTTTCATGGGTCCCTTCCCTCTCATATCGTATTAACTTGGGGTCAGTTGAGGAATTACATAGTCACCGACTACTTTGTGCGTCAATTTTCATTAATATTTAATGTTCCCACACAGGTCAGTTTTAAATCCAGAATGGAATCCATGAAAAGAGGACGAAACAAGAATTattcatacccaaaaaaaaaggaacaaatatATTGTATTATCTTGTCTATATCAATGGAATTTCATGTCATAAATTCAAcactaaattatttttaaaaaaaatattagaattaggGCTTTAACTTCGTAATGATATATGAATTCTTATGTTGagtattaaaaatattttcctttAACGTGTTCAACCTGAGATTCTATTTCTACAGAATCGAGAAAGAGGAGAGCCGGGAAGTTGTTGAGTTTTTCAGGATTTAGAAGAAAATACTTTCCTCTTTATTAGATAAGTAGAAGCTCCTACATTGTTGTTAATAACAGTGTGACACGGTGcataagttttctttttgtatttttgctgaattattttatatatatatatatcaaattgTTATTGTAAGAATGAGAAGTATTTCCTTATTAATAAAGAGACAAGtagtatatttttttaatgttttaccGTTTGAGGCATGTAAACtgtttaaattgatttcactATGGCAGGGTAAGCAATGGGAGCTATTACTTAGGATACTCACATCTGGGTCCCATCAATCCTTGTGCTCACAACGTGGCCTCATGCAGGGACATACGTGTCATGGCCCTACCCTACAGTGTTAATTATATCCTTGATTCCCCCAGTCTCAGTCCCAGATGGGACAGCATTAACGCAAGAGAAACTTAATAAACTAACTACAACTTGAAGAGGGAGGGAGCAGAGAAGTCAACTATTTCAACCCTCGGTCTCACACCATGCTTTCCCAGATCGCAGATCTGGCGGCTGTGAAGACTAAGGTGGAGCACCAAGTCAAATGCCCCCATACTGTAGAAGGACGTGgtactgttttttttaattttattatttattaggGTTAGGACTTGGAAGAACTGATTGAAGTCAAAATCCCAGCATTGATTTTCCCAAGTCATAATAATGGGGAATTTTCGGGCTCCATTAAAATAATTGTAAGTATTGCAAAGAACAGGACTCGTTGCCGACAACCTATCTGAAAAAGATCGAACCCCATtatgtttctctttttgtttttcccctCTATTTAACGGATTTTCTCTATTGGAACTTTGCATTGGAATCAAATAATTTAGATATAACAATTCTAAATTTGTGTGTTCTTAAAACTACATGTATATATCACATCAACTAATTAAAAGGACATAATTCTTTATATTAGTTTTAGATTTTGCCATAGTATCAGAACACTTTTAGTAATCGCTACAAACCTTTTACAAACTTCTATTATCATTCGATTAAGTGAGGTATAATAAAGGGTTATATTAAACTTAATTTGTGGATCAATgtcacatttttatttttattttttatgtattaAGCAGTAGCTCTAATGGTCAAACACAATATTACAATAGGTTtaatatcacaaaacgtctttaaggtttacgaaactatcatattgcatttttttttatttttttatttttttgtcttcgTGGtactcaaggttagtatgtgtaCTCACAAATGGTCTCTACCGTTaagttccgtcaaaaactctgttagtttgctgacgtggtgtgtctgtgtgtgtgtctatATGTATatctatcacaaatggtcattgcgaatttttttcatttaaaattcataaaattttaaattatttattggaggtgtgggctccacatatatgccacatcaataaactaatgaagttttttttaaaacaattttaaaatgaaaaaaccaacattttataaattttaaattattttaaaaaaatatatatggtattttaaatacatgtggcACTATATTATTGGAGATGCACATATAAATttagaaatgaaaaaccaaaatcttaaatgaaaaaaccaaaatttaatgcaccatggttttttttcaatattactAAACCTTAAACCCttggtttttttcattttaaaatgttatgaatttaaatgaaaaaaccaaaaaatttcgctaggaccatttgtgaccgtgaacctcaaggatgttttgtgatatatataaaccACCTCAGCAAACTAATAGAGTTTTTTACATAACTTGACGTCAGGAACCATTTGTGAGTACATATACTAACTTTGAGGATCACGaatgatacaaaaaaaatagagcaacaaagatgcaatctgatagtttcataaACCTTGGACATTTTTTGATATTAAGCCTATTacgataataataaactcactTACTTGGGGCTTGGGTTCTATTTATGACGACAATAAACTCACCTACTTTGGTCGACACTAGACTAGTGTCACACCATATAacatgtttttgttgttttttttcaaaaatttcaacaaacaAGCATACTTTGAGCCAAACTCTGTCGTTTAAGATATATACGAACTCCTTAAGCTTGTGGTCTTCTTTGAAGCAATGTTTTGTTGAATACAAACGATATTTGATGATTTAAAAACGAACATAAAATCTCATATGTAAgagtaaatgctcttaatcaTTTGAGCCTAAAAAATAAACGATGGGGAATTAAACTTGAAAGACTTGTGATTTAAAAGTTGATGGGGtgaaaaaagtcaaaaaaagtAAACTCAAAAGTAGGATGAGGTTTCTGATAAACCCTTTTCGTCTTTCTAATGGCCAATTAAAAAACTGACAAAACAAAGTGGGCAGACTTTAATTGTAATTATTGAccattgaaatttgaagtcattgtctaaaaaaaatttgtcattaactcaaaatatcataaatggatgacacaaaaataataaatccaCTAAGCAAATAATATACATAGTGGTTTAATTTCTAACTAAATTGCTCTCACACCCAGTAATCCAGCAGAGGGACCCCCGGTAAAACCGCgtgttggagagagagagagagagacagagacagagagagggagCGCGCGCTCTCCTCCACTCTCCACTGCCTACTTGCACCATGTGACTGATCTCATCACTTGCTGCCTTCCCATTAAAGTctccctcttcctctcttcacTTCTCTCTATGTACAGTACACCCACCAAGCTATATATAAATCCAATCCTTgctaatctctctctctctctcttgtatatatatatatatagttctAGATCTTTGAAGCCCTCATCAGAGATCTTGGTTTCAGAAATGGCTCCACTCATGTACTTGAGTTTCAGAAAGGTACTTTTGCTTTCTCTTGTTATTGTGTTCCTCTTTTCTACTCTTCTCCTTTCTGCCTACTCAGAGCCTCAATTTGAGAGCTCATCAGATTCTCTTGGTGCAAGGAAAATGTTTGAGCTAGAAAAAGTTCAAAACCAGCCTAGGAAAATCAAGCCTACCAATTCCCTTTCctccaaaaaccaaaccaagcTAATCAAGCCCACCTTGTCTTCCTCCAAGAACCAGACCAAGCTGATCAAATCTAGCCTATCctccaaaaaccaaaccaagcTCCTCAAACCCAACCTCTCCTCCAAGAACCAAACCAAGCTTATCAAATCCAGTTCCAATTCCACCAAGACATCCTCATCCCTCACCAAGAATATTGAGCTCAAAAAGCTCAATTCCACATCAAAATCCTCCAACTCTGTcaaacccaattcaatttcTAGTAAGAAAATCTCAGATCTAACCAAACCAAGCACtcccaagaacaaaacaaccaaacccaccaccaccacaaaacaatcccaaaacccaccaaaaacagagaagaaacccacccaacaaaaacccaaaaagccAATTGAGCCCAGCTGGATTGATCAAGAAGATGACACTGATTTTGTCTCAGATTTCACTGATTTGCCTGGAAAATTCCAGAAAACCTTGATTCCAGATTTAGAGAGAATCTCAACCACTTCAAAGATTTATCTCAACAAAGCCAACAAGCAAATGACAAACCAGTTCAAGCCCATTGTTGGCAACAAATATGCTGCCACAATTGCCTCCATAGTCTCCTGTGCCTTCCTCTTGATCCCTCTGCTCTTAGTCTCTCTCCTCTTCAACCGCATCAAAGCCTATTTCTCTCTCCAGAAGCTCTTGATCTTCATTCAAGTCTACCTCTCCATCTACTTCTCCATCCTCTGCCTCTCCTCCCTCGTCACTGGGCTCGAGCCCCTCAAGTTTTTCTACGCCACTTCGCAGTCCACCTACGTTTGCCTACAGGTGCTGCAGACGCTCGGCTACGTGCTGTATCTGTTGCTACTTTTGATGTATTTGATCCTGGTTTTCTCGACGGATTCTGGGCTGGGCTCGAAAATGTTGGGCCTGGGCCAGACCTTCGTGGGCTTTTCTGTTGGGCTTCATTACTATATGTCGGTGTTTCACAGAGCCGTGCTGAGGCAGCCTCCCAAGACCAACTGGAAGGTGCATGGGATTTACGCCACGTGTTATCTTGTAATTTGCCTGTTTGCTACAGctgagaggaggaagaaggctTACTTGGAAGAGGGGGGTGAAGAGGGCAAGAAGAGCtaattttgttgaataaaaattagTGGGTTAAAAACCAGTCAAATTCTTGGTATACAAAGTGAAAAATCACCTCCTATTTTCACCTCTCTTTTATTATagtagttttttgtttttatttttttagatttaggaagaatttattatttatcctGCCATAAGCTCTGGTGGCATGTAATACCATTGGCCAAGAACCCTGGTGTTATGAAATAAATTATGCAATTGGGACAAACTTGTCatattgcttcttcttctttttaatgtAGTTGCTATTTACGTGTAATTCTGCATTCGAAAAGTGGTAGTAGCATTGCCCTAAGTTAAACTCAACTAACTTAGTTATGATGTTATACAATTGcacatttgtttgtttgtctttagaagaaaaaaaaatgtgctAGTCAAAATTACTGTAAATTAATCTATTCGTAAGGAGGATGATTCGAACTTGAGGTGTTCAAACTTGAGTGTAAAGAGATGGGCTCACTCCCTGACCAATTACcataaacaaaatttgttggaagtctgtttttttaatttctaattgATACACATCTCCATGTGTACTTTAATTTGGGAACATGTGAATTTTCCATGGGAGGTTTCTTGTCACATCTCCTCAAGAATGGAGGAATGCTCAACGAagtgtttctttttgttttttaagtcAAGGGACGTGTTTCTTTAACTAAAATGGGTATTGAAATTATTCCCCAATATCTTTCTGTTAATATACATTTGTTGTGATTCGTAATTTCCCCGATATTTATTAGGCACATAATGAATTCCTGCACCGACTGGACTGATGTAGGTGTCGGTGGCTGCATGGCCTAATGTACAACCGACATTTTTGCTGCTGTAATTTTATCCTAATATTTTGTCCTGTACATTTATAAGTAATGAGTCTCCGTTATATCCTCGTCAAGTCAAGGGTGGAGTTGCCTTCAATTCAATTGATGGAGATTTGGAGCATTTGAAAGCTAGCGACTGCCTGCCAACTACTATTTTCCACCACATACCTAAATTCTATTGACATCATGTAGCAAAAGCTCCTGGTCATTTTCACCATTCACCTTCCTAAGAgcccttttatttatttcatttgtcacgtactttttgtttgtttgttatcaTCAGAAGCGTAACATGATAGCATTCAAGGCCGTGGgatttttctcacacacacaattatGATATTGTGggaatttgaacttgagactTATCGTGTGTTtggcaaaaggaaaaaaagacgggatttgaaaaaaaaatcgtgaTTTGACCGATGGAAAAGGGAAATCCATGTGTTTGCCAAAATCTACTAGGGATTTGGCAAATCACTTGAGGGAAATATGGAGGGATTTCCCAATCCAAAATCCCAAGTTTAAATCCTATCATAATTGGTGGAATTGTGCAAATCTCAAGAGCGGGGGAAATTCCATTTGCTGCGCACCAACAAAGACACCTATATCAGTTTTCTAACAAGAGTGGGAGAAGAAGGCCATCTATCCAAGTTTCGCTGGTAAGCTTTCAATCTAGTTgcaatttttaacatttttttgttgatattaTTGATGGGTATTCAATTTAATGAGTTTGATCAATCTATCTCTATTACTTGTTTTGGTTATCTGATTCTTTATCTAATGGGTTTGATTGGGCTCCGTTCGTAttcactctctctttttgtttttttttgaaaccagaattcgacccaaaaaaataaaagttaatcATCTTTTTTTATCTGATACATAGTGGTTTTCAGATTTTGCCATCTATCATCTTTCAGTCTAAGATTCTGTTTGCTCCAATAAAGGTATAGTCTCTCAACTTATCCTTGCCTTTTCAATCTATGTTGTTCCAATAAAGGATAGATTATTGttgtgaaattattgtttCTTGTAGTTTGCATAATTTCTTGTAGTTTCTGTTATGGTCTCTTCTTCTGTCTGTTTGACTAAGTTTTGGGTTTaagaatttgtttttgtggttTGTCAAACTAGTGGAAAAAGGTATGTATTATTGTAAATTGGAATTTTATTGCATAAGACAAAATAGTTAGCCAATGGCGTAGAACACATTTTTCATTCTcatattat comes from Prunus dulcis chromosome 6, ALMONDv2, whole genome shotgun sequence and encodes:
- the LOC117632460 gene encoding uncharacterized protein LOC117632460, translated to MYSTPTKLYINPILANLSLSLLYIYIYSSRSLKPSSEILVSEMAPLMYLSFRKVLLLSLVIVFLFSTLLLSAYSEPQFESSSDSLGARKMFELEKVQNQPRKIKPTNSLSSKNQTKLIKPTLSSSKNQTKLIKSSLSSKNQTKLLKPNLSSKNQTKLIKSSSNSTKTSSSLTKNIELKKLNSTSKSSNSVKPNSISSKKISDLTKPSTPKNKTTKPTTTTKQSQNPPKTEKKPTQQKPKKPIEPSWIDQEDDTDFVSDFTDLPGKFQKTLIPDLERISTTSKIYLNKANKQMTNQFKPIVGNKYAATIASIVSCAFLLIPLLLVSLLFNRIKAYFSLQKLLIFIQVYLSIYFSILCLSSLVTGLEPLKFFYATSQSTYVCLQVLQTLGYVLYLLLLLMYLILVFSTDSGLGSKMLGLGQTFVGFSVGLHYYMSVFHRAVLRQPPKTNWKVHGIYATCYLVICLFATAERRKKAYLEEGGEEGKKS